The proteins below come from a single Halobacteriovorax sp. GB3 genomic window:
- a CDS encoding phosphoenolpyruvate carboxykinase (ATP) — translation MFEYYKNLGINTNREPNKIHLNSAPAFLIQETVRKGIGRLTKDGSLVVLTGKHTGRSANDRYIVKDESTLDTVWWENNFLPMTPEMFQKLKEKVIAYHNEARDLYITERSVGADETHNLGARLVTTNPNHALFSNHLFRDKMREFNDSDYTILHAPELTLDAKEFETRSETCVVTDIKSKTTIIVGTLYAGEIKKSMFAAMNYELPTRGILPMHSGASRLENMETSVFFGLSGTGKTTLSTDEGTYLIGDDEHGLSDAGIFNFEGGCYAKTYKLSKETEPEIFEASNKFGAMLENVVMNDETATVDFFDKSIAENGRSSYPLNFIDELEESSRGKLPSHIFFLSADAFGVLPPVARLTKEQAMFYFVLGYTAKLAGTEIGVKEPQATFSPCFGAPFMLRHPSEYARLLGDYLDRHDIKVWMINTGWTGGAYGTGQRFPLHITRQIIRSIQANTLNDTPVEQDPIFGLNIPAEVKDVPQTLLAPQKTWPNTNDYTAKAEELALSFHEQMKKFGDFYDVNIEGAPLHGRK, via the coding sequence ATGTTTGAGTATTACAAAAATTTAGGTATTAACACGAACCGAGAGCCAAACAAAATTCATCTAAACTCGGCCCCTGCTTTTCTTATTCAAGAGACAGTAAGAAAAGGAATTGGTCGTCTTACAAAAGATGGTTCACTTGTAGTTTTAACTGGAAAACACACTGGACGCTCGGCCAACGATCGTTACATCGTTAAAGATGAGTCAACTCTCGACACTGTATGGTGGGAAAATAATTTTCTTCCAATGACTCCAGAAATGTTTCAAAAACTAAAAGAAAAAGTAATCGCTTATCACAATGAAGCGCGCGATCTTTATATCACAGAGAGATCTGTTGGAGCTGATGAAACTCACAATCTTGGTGCTCGTCTTGTTACAACAAATCCAAACCACGCCCTTTTCTCTAATCACCTATTCAGAGATAAAATGCGTGAATTTAATGACAGTGATTACACAATTCTTCACGCTCCAGAATTAACTCTTGATGCTAAGGAATTTGAAACAAGATCAGAAACTTGTGTTGTTACTGATATTAAATCTAAAACAACAATCATCGTTGGAACTCTCTATGCTGGAGAAATTAAGAAATCAATGTTTGCAGCAATGAACTACGAGTTACCAACAAGAGGAATTCTTCCAATGCACTCAGGAGCGTCACGTCTTGAGAACATGGAAACATCTGTATTCTTCGGTCTTTCGGGAACAGGGAAAACAACTCTTTCAACAGATGAAGGAACTTATCTCATCGGTGACGATGAGCATGGACTTTCAGATGCAGGTATTTTTAACTTTGAAGGTGGATGTTACGCAAAAACATACAAGCTTTCTAAAGAGACTGAACCAGAAATTTTTGAAGCTTCAAATAAGTTCGGAGCAATGTTAGAAAACGTTGTCATGAATGATGAAACAGCTACTGTAGATTTCTTTGATAAATCAATTGCTGAAAATGGGCGTTCATCATACCCGCTTAATTTCATCGATGAGCTAGAAGAATCTTCAAGAGGAAAACTTCCAAGCCATATTTTCTTCCTATCGGCTGATGCTTTTGGAGTACTTCCTCCCGTAGCACGTCTAACTAAAGAACAAGCAATGTTCTACTTTGTTTTAGGATATACAGCGAAACTGGCTGGAACAGAAATTGGTGTTAAAGAGCCACAAGCGACTTTCTCTCCATGTTTTGGAGCACCTTTTATGCTAAGACACCCATCAGAATATGCAAGACTTCTTGGAGATTACCTCGATAGACATGATATTAAAGTATGGATGATCAACACTGGTTGGACTGGTGGTGCATACGGAACGGGACAACGTTTCCCACTACATATCACAAGACAGATTATCAGAAGTATTCAAGCGAACACTCTGAATGATACTCCAGTAGAGCAAGATCCAATTTTTGGTCTTAACATCCCTGCTGAAGTTAAAGATGTTCCACAAACTCTTCTCGCTCCACAAAAGACTTGGCCAAATACAAATGACTACACAGCTAAAGCTGAGGAGTTGGCCCTTTCTTTCCATGAGCAAATGAAAAAGTTTGGAGACTTCTATGACGTAAACATTGAAGGGGCACCTCTTCATGGTCGTAAATAA
- a CDS encoding SLC13 family permease has translation MVVNNLKRLLLKILKKGLFIGPFFFFLILNLETNLVPNAQKFLAIFSWVVSGWLFTRVPLFITGIFGVCLSIIMGVATTQEAFGPFSNQIIFLFMGGFLIAKALEVLRFDRKIALNILTLPLIAGNFKRTIMAIYIVTAFFSMWVSNTATTAMMLPIVLGILNNLHLEDEKLKSTVLLGVAYSATIGGIGTPLGSPPNLIALGFLETLVNIKIGFFQWFLFGFPLEVLFLIILYLYTIRKVPNTLERYNTEALLEEKKMLPPINRHEMVVMFIFASAVTLWFSPSLLPLIIGKGHPLVSFFKTNMPAGVVSIFLASLLFMLPITERVKILGLDDAKSIDWPSLFLFGSGLSLGGILFKTGLAEAFSNALFSGVTSESFIYILCFLVFVTIFTTELASNTASANILVPLVIVASTKAGFSPKIAAIAVALACNMAFMLPVATPPNTIIYGSGNVKLIDMVKEGFGLNLLAFVFLAVVILIISFFL, from the coding sequence ATGGTCGTAAATAATCTTAAAAGACTTCTTTTAAAGATATTAAAAAAGGGACTGTTTATCGGTCCCTTTTTCTTTTTTCTCATTTTAAATCTCGAAACAAATTTAGTACCAAATGCTCAAAAATTTTTAGCGATCTTCTCTTGGGTTGTTTCTGGCTGGCTCTTTACCCGAGTTCCACTTTTTATAACAGGAATTTTTGGAGTTTGTCTTTCAATCATCATGGGAGTCGCAACGACACAAGAAGCATTTGGCCCTTTTAGCAATCAGATCATCTTTCTCTTTATGGGAGGATTTCTCATTGCTAAAGCACTCGAAGTACTTCGTTTTGATAGAAAGATTGCACTCAATATATTAACTCTGCCACTCATTGCAGGGAATTTCAAAAGAACGATTATGGCCATCTACATCGTCACAGCATTTTTTTCGATGTGGGTTTCAAATACAGCAACAACGGCAATGATGTTACCTATTGTTCTTGGGATTTTAAATAATTTGCACTTAGAAGATGAGAAGTTAAAATCTACTGTTTTACTTGGCGTTGCCTATTCAGCAACAATTGGTGGAATAGGAACTCCCTTAGGCTCTCCTCCCAACCTCATTGCTCTTGGTTTTCTTGAAACTCTTGTAAATATCAAAATTGGTTTCTTTCAGTGGTTTCTCTTTGGGTTTCCACTCGAAGTATTATTTCTCATCATTCTTTATCTTTATACTATTAGAAAGGTACCGAACACCTTAGAGAGATACAATACAGAAGCACTTCTAGAAGAAAAGAAAATGCTACCTCCAATCAACAGACATGAAATGGTTGTCATGTTTATTTTTGCATCGGCCGTTACCCTTTGGTTTTCACCGAGCCTTCTTCCCCTCATTATTGGAAAAGGCCATCCTTTGGTTTCTTTTTTCAAAACAAATATGCCAGCGGGAGTTGTATCTATCTTTTTAGCAAGTCTTCTCTTCATGCTTCCTATAACAGAGAGAGTAAAGATTCTAGGACTCGATGATGCCAAATCTATTGATTGGCCTTCGCTCTTCCTTTTCGGTAGTGGACTTAGTCTCGGTGGAATACTTTTCAAAACAGGTCTTGCTGAAGCATTCTCAAATGCACTTTTCAGTGGCGTTACAAGTGAAAGCTTTATTTATATTCTATGTTTTCTCGTTTTTGTCACAATATTTACAACGGAACTAGCTTCAAATACAGCAAGTGCAAATATACTTGTCCCTCTAGTAATTGTAGCTTCAACAAAAGCTGGCTTCTCGCCAAAAATAGCAGCGATTGCTGTTGCTCTTGCCTGTAATATGGCCTTTATGCTGCCTGTAGCGACTCCGCCAAACACAATCATTTATGGCTCCGGAAATGTTAAATTAATCGATATGGTGAAAGAGGGATTCGGTTTGAATCTTTTGGCCTTTGTCTTTTTAGCTGTCGTTATTTTAATAATCAGTTTTTTCTTATAA
- a CDS encoding histidine phosphatase family protein: MKTTFYIFRHGQTDWNINKRLQGKTDIPLNELGLEQASKLADHMKSLPLDMIVSSPLIRAQKTAELVNQYHKLEIEYDMGLRELDFGEAEGLTVIDAQEKYGADLWNNFINHDEESNKFCFPGGEPKGLALERGLSMLKRLSENQHEHIALSSHGGILRLLIHSFLPEGTEPIQISNCILYKIEYEDQKVNISGPIWSL, encoded by the coding sequence ATGAAAACAACTTTCTATATTTTTCGACACGGACAAACTGATTGGAATATTAATAAGAGACTTCAGGGGAAGACTGATATTCCTCTCAATGAACTTGGTCTCGAGCAGGCCTCTAAGCTTGCAGATCATATGAAGTCGTTGCCATTAGATATGATTGTTTCATCTCCACTCATTCGTGCTCAAAAGACGGCTGAGTTAGTTAATCAATATCATAAGCTAGAAATTGAATATGATATGGGGCTACGTGAGCTTGATTTCGGTGAGGCAGAGGGACTAACAGTTATTGATGCCCAAGAAAAGTATGGCGCAGATTTATGGAACAACTTTATCAATCACGATGAAGAATCGAATAAGTTCTGTTTTCCAGGCGGAGAGCCTAAAGGACTAGCGCTAGAAAGAGGTCTTAGTATGTTGAAGAGGTTGTCTGAAAATCAGCATGAACATATTGCCCTTAGTTCTCATGGTGGAATTTTAAGACTTTTGATACATAGCTTTTTGCCAGAGGGAACTGAACCAATTCAAATATCGAATTGTATTCTTTATAAAATTGAATATGAGGACCAGAAAGTGAATATTTCTGGTCCAATTTGGTCATTATAA
- a CDS encoding CopD family protein: MSYFYLKALHIIFVVTWFAGLFYIVRLFIYHTEAEEKPEPEKSILQNQFKIMEKRLWYGITWPSAVLTILFGLSLFHHFFPLTENPWLIVKLLFVLGLFGYHLSCGKIYKNLQCNKITLSSTKLRVWNEVATIFLVAIVFLVVLKDVLSMGYGILGLIAFTGLLMFAIKTYKKVRDKDATN, translated from the coding sequence ATGAGCTATTTTTATTTAAAGGCCTTACACATTATCTTTGTCGTAACGTGGTTTGCGGGACTCTTTTATATCGTACGCCTATTCATCTATCACACAGAGGCAGAGGAAAAACCAGAACCAGAAAAGTCTATCCTTCAAAACCAATTTAAAATTATGGAAAAGAGACTCTGGTATGGAATAACTTGGCCAAGTGCTGTTTTAACAATTCTTTTTGGTCTAAGTCTTTTTCACCACTTTTTCCCACTTACAGAGAATCCTTGGCTTATCGTAAAGTTACTCTTTGTTTTAGGACTGTTTGGGTACCACCTAAGTTGTGGAAAAATCTATAAAAATCTTCAATGTAACAAAATCACACTTTCTAGCACTAAGTTAAGAGTATGGAATGAAGTGGCAACAATATTTCTTGTGGCCATCGTCTTTCTAGTCGTTCTTAAAGATGTTCTAAGTATGGGCTATGGAATCCTAGGACTTATTGCATTTACAGGATTACTCATGTTTGCAATTAAAACCTATAAAAAAGTGCGAGACAAGGATGCGACAAACTAA
- the msrB gene encoding peptide-methionine (R)-S-oxide reductase MsrB, whose amino-acid sequence MDWKNKSQQYWKENLTPLQYYVTREHGTERAFTGDLLHIKDKGHYLCSNCGHELFDSHTKFDSGTGWPSFYDVHNKKNITLKSDRSFGMVRTEVLCSRCGAHLGHVFEDGPAPTGLRYCINSVSLIFKKD is encoded by the coding sequence ATCGATTGGAAAAACAAGTCGCAACAATATTGGAAAGAAAACCTCACTCCCCTACAATACTATGTCACACGAGAACATGGTACAGAAAGGGCCTTCACTGGAGATCTTCTTCATATAAAAGATAAAGGTCATTACCTTTGTTCGAATTGTGGACATGAGCTATTCGATTCACATACAAAATTTGATTCTGGTACGGGGTGGCCAAGTTTCTATGATGTACACAATAAAAAGAACATAACTTTGAAGTCGGATCGTTCATTTGGAATGGTTCGAACAGAAGTTCTCTGTTCTCGCTGTGGAGCACATCTTGGGCATGTTTTTGAAGATGGCCCAGCACCAACAGGTCTTCGCTATTGTATTAATTCAGTTTCTTTAATTTTTAAAAAAGATTAA